One region of Gigantopelta aegis isolate Gae_Host chromosome 7, Gae_host_genome, whole genome shotgun sequence genomic DNA includes:
- the LOC121377277 gene encoding uncharacterized protein LOC121377277 — MPKEEDKWLYYKNVKKQLQVPYIVYADFECLQVPIIGCAKDPASSSTEKMTKHVPSGFAYKVVGLSPEHCKPLVTYRGLDATDKCVECMVKEQEDIEQKFKWCESMVITGRDWQSFKTATHCHICNEPLDLKPVRDHCHITGKFRGAAHSECNLNYKFTGRIPVVFHNLRGYDSHLIMQAIGKIQSKPISCIPNNMEKYISFSLGCMGFIDSFQFMNFSLEKLVNNLAKEGPSKFNNMTQHFGADQLALLLRKQVYPYEYFDLEDKFIETQLPHKEAFRSSLTDEDISDEDNAHAQKVWEEFRIRDLGQYHDLYVSTGICLSYYGLDPAHFYTSPGLAWQAALKMTSVKLELLTDINMHLFIEKGLRGGISMISHRHAKANNDQVPNYDPDLPNTYIAYLDANNLYGWAMSQALPVSGFKWLDDLQVNVTEVPDDATKGYILEVDLDYPQELHDLHNEYPLAPEKLTVTEDMLSPYASHLLKELDMSGVSTEKLIPNLKRKEKYVVHYRNLKLYLSLGMKLTKIHRVLAFEQSPWLKAYIDFNTDRRKRAQNYFEKDFFKLMNNSVFGKTMENLRKHVDVKLVNSQKRAGKFIAKPTFHAFRIFNNDLVAIHMQKQRLILNRPIYVGFVILDISKILMYDFHYNYIKTKYASKAQLLFTDTDSLCYSIRTDYIYQDMLNDNDLFDTSEYPTDHTL; from the coding sequence ATGCCCAAAGAGGAAGACAAATGGCTATATTATaagaatgtaaaaaaacaactcCAAGTTCCCTACATCGTCTATGCCGATTTCGAATGCCTCCAAGTGCCCATCATAGGATGTGCTAAAGACCCCGCGTCATCTTCTACAGAGAAAATGACCAAACACGTCCCATCGGGGTTTGCCTACAAAGTGGTCGGCTTGTCACCCGAGCATTGCAAACCACTTGTCACCTACAGAGGATTAGATGCCACCGacaaatgtgtcgagtgcatggTCAAAGAACAAGAGGACATAGAACAGAAATTTAAATGGTGTGAGTCAATGGTGATCACGGGACGAGATTGGCAGTCATTCAAAACGGCCACACACTGTCACATATGCAATGAGCCATTAGATCTTAAGCCAGTCAGAGACCACTGTCACATCACTGGGAAGTTCAGGGGTGCAGCCCACAGCGAATGCAACCTCAACTATAAATTCACTGGTCGCATTCCCGTCGTCTTTCACAATTTACGTGGTTACGACAGTCATCTCATCATGCAGGCCATAGGAAAAATTCAGAGTAAACCCATTAGCTGCATTCCCAACAACATGGAAAAATACATATCTTTCAGTCTAGGGTGCATGGGTTTTATCGATTCCTTTCAGTTTATGAACTTTTCCTTGGAGAAACTCGTAAACAATCTGGCCAAGGAAGGACCTTCTAAGTTCAACAACATGACCCAACATTTCGGCGCAGATCAACTGGCCCTTCTATTGAGAAAGCAGGTCTACCCCTACGAGTACTTTGATTTAGAAGACAAATTCATAGAGACCCAACTCCCACACAAAGAAGCCTTTCGAAGTTCCTTAACCGATGAAGACATAAGTGACGAGGACAATGCTCATGCTCAAAAAGTGTGGGAGGAATTTCGCATCCGAGACCTCGGTCAGTACCACGATCTGTACGTTTCAACAGGCATATGTCTGAGCTACTATGGACTCGACCCAGCTCATTTCTACACGTCTCCGGGTCTGGCATGGCAGGCGGCACTAAAGATGACGAGTGTGAAACTCGAACTTCTCACCGACATCAATATGCATCTCTTTATAGAAAAGGGACTTAGGGGTGGAATTTCCATGATATCCCATCGCCATGCCAAAGCTAACAACGACCAGGTCCCAAACTACGACCCTGATCTTCCCAATACATATATCGCTTATCTGGATGCCAATAACCTATATGGCTGGGCCATGTCACAAGCACTTCCAGTGTCTGGATTCAAGTGGCTGGATGATCTCCAGGTAAACGTGACCGAGGTACCTGACGATGCAACTAAAGGCTACATTTTAGAAGTCGACCTGGACTATCCCCAAGAACTGCACGACCTTCACAACGAATATCCTCTTGCTCCAGAGAAACTGACGGTGACCGAAGACATGCTTTCTCCCTATGCTTCCCATCTTCTGAAAGAGCTAGACATGAGTGGCGTTTCAACAGAGAAACTGATCCCAAACTTGAAACGCAAGGAGAAATATGTAGTGCATTACCGAAATTTGAAATTATATCTTTCACTGGGCATGAAACTGACCAAGATCCATCGAGTGTTGGCCTTTGAACAAAGCCCATGGTTGAAGGCCTACATCGATTTTAATACAGACAGGCGCAAACGTgcccaaaattattttgaaaaagatTTCTTCAAACTGATGAACAACTCTGTATTTGGCAAGACGATGGAGAACTTGAGGAAGCACGTGGACGTGAAATTGGTCAACAGTCAAAAGAGAGCTGGCAAGTTCATCGCCAAACCCACTTTTCATGCCTTTCGTATTTTCAACAACGATCTGGTGGCCATCCACATGCAGAAGCAACGGTTGATTTTGAACAGACCGATCTATGTGGGTTTCGTCATTCTGgacatttcaaaaatattgaTGTATGACTTTCACTATAACTATATCAAGACCAAATATGCGTCCAAAGCCCAGCTCCTGTTCACAGACACCGATTCGTTGTGCTATAGCATCCGGACAGATTACATCTACCAAGACATGTTAAATGACAATGACCTGTTTGACACTTCAGAGTACCCCACTGACCACACCCTGTAG